The Planococcus versutus genome contains a region encoding:
- a CDS encoding response regulator transcription factor encodes MSSITILLAQDDESVREQMRLFLLKKGYRVIQATDGFHVLALLEKEKPDLMLLDIEMTGMNGLEVCRRVRLKTTLPILFVSYRKEMAYKIQGLEAGGDDYITKPFDFNELEARIRAVLRRNSWKKNDDDQLAVLKYGDLHIHVDSRELYIRGEQVKLHHKEFKLLLLLAQTPNRVWTAEQLYDQVWGYYSEGDIQTVKVHISKLRKKIEKNPSQPKFIETVRGFGYKFIWR; translated from the coding sequence ATGAGTTCTATCACTATACTACTCGCACAAGATGATGAAAGTGTTCGAGAACAGATGCGGTTATTTTTACTAAAAAAAGGTTATCGCGTCATTCAAGCTACAGATGGCTTTCACGTTTTAGCGCTGCTGGAAAAAGAAAAGCCGGATCTTATGCTACTAGATATCGAAATGACCGGCATGAATGGACTGGAAGTGTGTAGAAGAGTTCGTCTAAAAACAACATTACCTATTTTGTTTGTTAGCTACCGAAAAGAAATGGCTTATAAAATACAAGGTCTTGAAGCAGGCGGAGACGACTACATAACTAAGCCGTTTGATTTTAATGAATTAGAAGCACGGATACGGGCGGTTCTTCGAAGAAACAGTTGGAAAAAAAATGACGATGATCAACTTGCCGTTTTGAAATATGGAGACCTCCATATCCACGTAGACTCTCGTGAGTTGTACATCAGAGGAGAACAAGTAAAACTTCATCATAAAGAGTTTAAGTTATTGCTTCTTCTTGCACAGACACCAAATCGCGTATGGACTGCTGAGCAATTATATGATCAAGTCTGGGGCTATTACTCTGAAGGCGATATACAAACAGTCAAAGTTCATATTAGTAAGTTACGAAAAAAAATTGAAAAAAATCCATCCCAACCAAAGTTTATCGAAACGGTAAGAGGATTCGGTTATAAGTTTATATGGAGATAA
- a CDS encoding YveK family protein — METTFSLNKFLKAMYKRKSLILLITLAFIVFSAVASYTVMKPVYQATTQILINQNTTASQDFNSLDIDTNLQLIGTYNVIIKSPAILASVIEELELNETAQSLTERITVNNIESSQVITLSVEDSSMKQAVLVANTTATVFQKRIKQMMKVDNVSILAAAETTASPKPIRPDPVFNMAIGAIIGLAFGIGVTLILEQLNTTVRSEEDIEEMAGLQVLGVVSPVNNDLKMDKPLNLTERLEKDIYANKEQDKKGNAAKIGGSY; from the coding sequence ATGGAGACTACCTTTAGTTTGAATAAATTTCTTAAAGCAATGTACAAGAGGAAATCGCTAATTCTTCTTATTACACTTGCCTTTATTGTTTTTAGTGCAGTAGCAAGCTACACCGTTATGAAGCCAGTTTACCAAGCGACTACTCAAATTCTAATTAACCAAAATACAACAGCTAGTCAGGATTTTAATAGCTTAGATATTGATACAAATCTTCAATTGATCGGAACATACAATGTCATTATTAAAAGTCCAGCTATATTAGCAAGTGTTATTGAAGAATTAGAGCTAAATGAAACGGCTCAATCTCTAACTGAACGAATTACTGTCAACAATATAGAAAGCTCACAAGTAATAACTTTATCCGTCGAAGATTCTTCTATGAAACAAGCAGTGCTAGTTGCGAACACAACAGCTACTGTTTTTCAAAAAAGAATCAAGCAAATGATGAAAGTGGATAATGTCAGTATATTAGCTGCAGCTGAAACAACTGCAAGTCCAAAGCCGATTCGTCCAGATCCTGTATTTAATATGGCGATAGGTGCAATTATTGGCTTGGCATTTGGTATTGGTGTAACACTTATTTTAGAGCAATTGAACACAACCGTTCGCTCAGAAGAAGATATAGAGGAAATGGCTGGGCTTCAAGTGCTAGGAGTTGTCAGCCCAGTAAATAACGATTTGAAGATGGACAAACCACTGAATTTGACTGAAAGATTGGAGAAGGATATATATGCGAACAAAGAACAAGACAAAAAGGGTAATGCCGCGAAAATTGGTGGTTCGTACTAA
- a CDS encoding membrane lipoprotein lipid attachment site-containing protein, whose product MKKVILFFILALILSGCTSQDEDIFSEDVTSEINYIFEGSNENWGISYKVDVINKKKGENQVDEYGTAKFIGEGQTPEMIDYKLATETDINSSEGVGIPIYDRIGDFAQGSCGNCVPMQGDEELELEIIWNGKSEKILLTTNE is encoded by the coding sequence TTGAAAAAAGTAATTTTATTTTTTATCTTGGCACTTATTTTAAGTGGTTGTACAAGTCAAGATGAAGATATTTTTTCGGAAGACGTTACTAGTGAAATCAATTATATCTTCGAAGGAAGCAACGAAAACTGGGGAATATCTTACAAGGTAGATGTTATTAATAAAAAGAAAGGCGAAAATCAAGTAGATGAATATGGAACTGCTAAATTTATTGGCGAAGGTCAAACTCCAGAAATGATAGATTACAAACTTGCTACTGAAACTGATATTAATAGCTCTGAGGGAGTTGGCATACCAATATATGATAGAATCGGTGATTTCGCACAAGGTTCTTGTGGGAATTGCGTACCTATGCAAGGTGACGAAGAACTGGAGTTAGAAATTATCTGGAACGGCAAATCAGAAAAAATCTTATTAACTACTAACGAATGA
- a CDS encoding bifunctional diguanylate cyclase/phosphodiesterase: MKNEGTALSFARILTEGIKEMVMVIRVNGVASFTYEFLNSAAMEKTILNPASIGKTIDEVHTPEIAFFLKERYAKVVKTKESAHYEDFYYSSENALVYTKSSLTPLYGDNGTCTHIVSHTTDITNEKMTKKKKQASHDYLVENFTRSQSLFDNNTDIIVTVDTDGFITGGNSVSSRYSGYSINDLVGKDMFDFVVVKDRKLAKEHFNLSVAREMKDQRAHLINKSGNVIACLVKFVRITTDHDVLGYYVVAKDMTELDKRAEFYKVEKENYQIIAENVHDVIMLVGQFKECLYISPSAETIFGFPVNADFKGTFFDRIHSEDRAVVSSIFEWTTQKCIRSQSQFRLLHEEKSWIWIEVSGTPVLAEDGSLKHMVIIARDISIQKEYENRLKHFAYFDALTELPNRRYFQEYANDRLEQSQDIAIMILDIDDFKEINDLWGHEIGDSVIQEFGHRLTGCVQGENIVARLGGDEFILLLTNVTSDKRVKEMANAIYLAMETPINVQHLSFDLSISIGSALGSAEKTTISAMMKRADLAMYQAKQKEKTLFT, from the coding sequence GTGAAGAATGAGGGAACAGCATTGTCTTTTGCACGTATATTAACAGAAGGCATTAAAGAAATGGTAATGGTCATCAGAGTTAACGGAGTTGCTTCTTTCACTTATGAATTTTTGAACAGCGCAGCAATGGAAAAAACCATATTGAATCCTGCTTCGATAGGAAAGACAATCGACGAAGTTCACACTCCAGAAATCGCATTTTTTTTGAAAGAAAGATATGCAAAAGTAGTTAAAACAAAAGAAAGTGCTCACTATGAAGATTTTTATTATTCCAGTGAGAATGCGTTGGTATATACAAAGTCATCACTAACGCCTCTTTATGGAGACAATGGAACATGCACGCATATCGTAAGCCACACAACAGATATTACAAATGAAAAAATGACGAAGAAAAAGAAACAAGCGTCGCATGATTATTTAGTAGAAAATTTTACACGGTCTCAATCTCTATTTGATAACAATACGGACATAATCGTTACAGTTGATACAGACGGCTTTATTACAGGAGGGAATTCTGTAAGCAGTCGGTATAGTGGGTATTCAATAAATGATTTAGTAGGAAAAGACATGTTCGACTTTGTAGTAGTTAAAGATAGAAAACTAGCAAAAGAACATTTTAACTTATCAGTCGCGAGAGAAATGAAAGATCAACGCGCACACTTGATAAATAAATCGGGTAATGTCATTGCTTGTTTAGTCAAGTTTGTTCGAATAACGACTGACCATGATGTGCTTGGCTATTATGTAGTTGCAAAAGATATGACAGAATTAGATAAAAGAGCAGAATTTTATAAAGTGGAAAAAGAGAACTATCAGATTATTGCTGAAAATGTACACGATGTCATCATGCTTGTTGGTCAGTTTAAAGAGTGTTTATATATATCGCCGTCTGCGGAAACTATTTTTGGGTTTCCAGTAAATGCTGATTTTAAAGGCACGTTTTTTGATCGTATTCATAGTGAAGATCGTGCTGTTGTATCCAGTATTTTCGAGTGGACCACTCAAAAATGCATTCGTAGTCAATCACAGTTTCGGTTGCTGCATGAAGAAAAGTCTTGGATTTGGATAGAAGTCTCTGGAACTCCTGTTTTAGCAGAAGATGGGAGCTTAAAGCACATGGTAATTATTGCAAGAGATATTTCGATTCAAAAAGAATACGAGAACCGACTAAAGCATTTTGCATATTTTGATGCGTTGACAGAGTTACCAAATCGTCGCTATTTTCAGGAATACGCGAATGACAGACTAGAACAAAGCCAAGATATAGCTATCATGATACTTGATATTGACGATTTTAAAGAAATTAATGACTTGTGGGGACACGAAATAGGAGATTCAGTGATTCAAGAATTTGGACATCGTTTAACTGGCTGTGTGCAAGGCGAAAATATTGTTGCACGCTTAGGAGGAGACGAATTTATTCTTTTACTAACGAATGTGACTAGCGACAAACGTGTAAAAGAAATGGCTAATGCTATTTACTTAGCCATGGAAACTCCGATTAACGTTCAACACCTTTCTTTCGACCTTTCAATTAGTATTGGCAGTGCACTAGGGTCAGCAGAGAAAACAACTATTTCTGCCATGATGAAACGTGCAGATTTAGCCATGTACCAAGCAAAACAAAAAGAAAAAACACTTTTCACATAA
- a CDS encoding NRDE family protein, with amino-acid sequence MCLVNLQFRQHPTYKMVIAANRDEFYSRPAAAAEFWKDEPTVLAGRDLTQMGTWLGVTKKGRIAALTNFRDATNLETAQLSRGAVVKNFLTSTKSPEEYIKSIDPDLYAGFNLIIGDSTKLIYYNNIQNESYEIPPGIHGLSNHFLNTPWPKVIKGKEKLALYMAQTEKVDVEEIFSILSNTDYAPDSHLPDTGVGLDLERMLSPMFIKTPDYGTRSATVVLISHDNTLTFAERNFENGLFKEDKVFTFKID; translated from the coding sequence ATGTGCTTAGTCAATTTACAATTTCGCCAACACCCTACTTATAAAATGGTTATTGCCGCAAATCGCGATGAGTTTTATAGTCGCCCTGCTGCAGCTGCTGAATTTTGGAAAGATGAACCTACTGTATTAGCGGGTCGTGACTTAACACAAATGGGCACTTGGCTAGGCGTGACTAAAAAAGGACGCATTGCCGCATTAACAAACTTTCGAGATGCTACTAATTTAGAAACAGCACAACTTTCTAGAGGAGCTGTTGTTAAAAACTTTTTAACTTCTACAAAATCTCCTGAAGAATATATAAAATCAATCGATCCTGATTTATATGCGGGATTTAACCTGATAATTGGTGATTCAACGAAACTCATTTACTACAACAATATCCAAAACGAATCCTACGAAATCCCTCCAGGCATACATGGGCTTAGCAACCACTTTTTGAATACGCCGTGGCCAAAAGTAATTAAAGGAAAAGAAAAACTGGCTCTTTATATGGCACAGACAGAAAAAGTAGATGTAGAAGAAATTTTCTCAATCTTGTCAAATACTGATTATGCTCCTGATTCTCATCTTCCGGATACAGGAGTTGGGTTAGATTTGGAAAGAATGTTGTCTCCTATGTTTATCAAAACACCTGATTACGGTACTCGTTCTGCAACTGTCGTTTTAATTTCTCACGACAATACACTTACTTTTGCTGAGCGCAATTTTGAAAACGGACTTTTCAAAGAAGATAAAGTGTTTACATTTAAGATTGACTAA
- a CDS encoding sigma-70 family RNA polymerase sigma factor: MKNFEDVAIQYAPMISALIRKLHIYRDFDAFRQTGNIALWQAWQRFEDEKGNFTPFAYQSIRGAMLDELKRETKRNEQLIPKEYDVQEKFAEELNDSLPEWLHMCRLTVQEKQLLEALYVQGCTLTELAKHENISLAGMKKRRERLLKKLRHITPHPFQTYDVNTANRSIESYEEI, encoded by the coding sequence ATGAAAAATTTTGAAGATGTAGCGATTCAATATGCACCTATGATTTCGGCACTTATTCGAAAGCTCCATATATATCGTGATTTTGATGCTTTTCGTCAAACAGGCAATATTGCTTTATGGCAGGCATGGCAACGCTTTGAAGACGAGAAAGGGAATTTTACGCCGTTTGCCTACCAAAGTATTCGAGGAGCCATGCTTGATGAGTTAAAAAGAGAAACCAAAAGAAATGAACAGTTAATTCCTAAAGAGTACGACGTACAAGAAAAGTTCGCTGAAGAACTCAATGACAGCTTGCCTGAATGGTTGCACATGTGCCGATTGACGGTACAAGAAAAACAATTACTAGAAGCTCTTTATGTGCAAGGTTGCACATTGACTGAACTAGCTAAGCATGAAAACATATCACTTGCTGGAATGAAAAAGCGACGTGAACGATTATTGAAAAAGTTGAGACACATAACTCCGCATCCTTTCCAAACGTATGATGTGAATACTGCTAACCGTTCAATAGAATCGTACGAGGAAATATAG
- the uvsE gene encoding UV DNA damage repair endonuclease UvsE yields the protein MRLGYACMNTELKTVFRTLRVATAEIEGIEKIKELTLKNFQTTLDVIQWNLAHDIYFYRASSSIVPLSTHPINDWIWWEDPDVLAITKEIRSFVEKHAMRISVHPGQYTVINSPKPDVVRKSIEDLEYHDKLIQLLSGTDIILHTGGAYGDKDTAKQRFAEVYLQLSPSIRQRLRLENDDKTYTVRDVLAVHQLCGVPICFDIHHHNCNNDGEPVDFAEILKTWKGFGTPKVHISTGKEGFTDLRHHNLVSEIDFQELLLVLKGIDVDVMFEAKLKEQSVLPFVHQLINK from the coding sequence ATGAGATTAGGCTATGCCTGCATGAATACCGAACTAAAAACAGTTTTTAGAACTTTGCGTGTAGCAACTGCAGAAATTGAAGGCATTGAAAAGATAAAAGAACTAACCTTAAAAAACTTTCAAACGACGCTTGACGTCATCCAGTGGAATTTAGCACATGACATTTATTTTTATCGCGCGTCTAGTTCTATCGTTCCGCTTTCAACACATCCCATAAACGACTGGATTTGGTGGGAAGACCCAGATGTACTCGCCATAACAAAAGAAATACGCTCTTTTGTCGAAAAGCACGCAATGCGAATATCCGTTCACCCAGGTCAATATACAGTCATCAATTCACCCAAACCTGACGTTGTTCGAAAGTCGATTGAAGACCTTGAATACCATGATAAGTTAATTCAATTGCTAAGCGGCACAGACATTATTCTTCATACTGGAGGTGCATATGGCGATAAAGATACTGCAAAGCAAAGATTTGCTGAAGTTTACTTACAGCTATCTCCTAGTATCCGCCAACGACTTCGTTTAGAAAATGATGACAAAACGTACACAGTCAGAGATGTTTTAGCTGTCCATCAACTATGTGGCGTTCCGATTTGCTTTGATATTCATCACCACAATTGCAATAATGATGGTGAGCCGGTGGACTTTGCTGAAATCCTTAAAACTTGGAAAGGATTTGGAACACCGAAAGTCCATATTAGTACAGGAAAAGAAGGTTTTACCGACCTTCGTCATCATAATTTGGTTTCTGAAATAGATTTTCAAGAACTGTTGCTCGTATTAAAAGGAATTGATGTTGATGTTATGTTTGAAGCCAAACTAAAAGAACAATCTGTTCTTCCGTTTGTTCACCAATTAATAAACAAATAA
- a CDS encoding lipoprotein: protein MKKIILLIALIFILSGCANGDRYNFTGSSENWNVSYEVDVKNGDRERTNGVITFIGEGTAPEFIDYRMESNLGGTKSTGVSVKDKVANLGNDACEGCSVIQENEEITMEIEWDGQTENLILKNNE, encoded by the coding sequence ATGAAAAAGATTATTTTATTAATAGCTTTAATATTCATTTTGAGTGGCTGTGCAAATGGAGACAGATATAATTTCACTGGAAGTAGTGAAAACTGGAATGTTTCATATGAGGTGGATGTCAAAAATGGTGATCGTGAGAGAACTAATGGAGTTATAACATTTATTGGCGAGGGAACGGCTCCAGAATTCATCGATTACAGAATGGAATCTAATTTGGGAGGAACAAAAAGTACAGGTGTTTCTGTAAAGGACAAAGTGGCGAATCTCGGCAATGATGCTTGTGAGGGTTGTTCCGTTATACAAGAAAATGAAGAGATAACAATGGAAATTGAATGGGATGGGCAAACCGAAAACTTAATATTAAAAAATAACGAATGA
- a CDS encoding insertion element protein — protein MIYKRLLKYDEKAIRIIHPVSAKQLTDRTNDYPLLVPRDFGFKHSKDVFKPIEFEWKGKMFEIQYNTCSDPLCKNHGLKQEKFGIKSKPSRFKLTDAGGEKAILCNPDRVEPDSPPTCGTKTVTFSNWSITEEIERLIRINSVVPVDKEYEFHRPHCVNETHTPQKNPKSFYKRGTNAAKAEQFQCKECKKYTNVSPNKSRNTTYNQKRNEILPLFAKQLVNRSSINRTCEILGIGKGTYYQKLEWLYRCCLEFLETRETKPLANKHFPEMWITTDKLHYVLNNVLKKGKGKNRGILIEDKQLLTYIVASADKRSRYVFRSDINFDWEKSLDEIASDTHQLKEDHLHSFSRKNERFGIYAVAPCPPTKNDTQSMGEYHRGLNQFEQRRHYVDGLHVNNGYNSLAHFWLLRNMLSVDRWRFISDDDKSTKPAIARVFSEEIRSGHAHHFLCLTDKTLTRKQARAEFIKSARELKEWAKVNGLKYDSLSDIALWQLQDTLKVHKFHQKLVAPNGEIYYRQANNRLKHPIATSDRGHRLLDVLTDTHHLTNIQLAILMEQVNDNAINTFFQIVRRRLLILERPLVTARGDGKSYIYSNFNPKYAQMAITILRTYYNFCKPFKMNGEKKTPAERLGIADRVYTWEDIIYKR, from the coding sequence ATGATTTACAAGCGTCTCCTGAAGTATGACGAAAAAGCCATCCGTATCATCCATCCTGTATCGGCGAAACAACTGACAGATCGTACAAATGATTATCCGTTACTTGTTCCGAGAGATTTTGGCTTTAAACATTCAAAGGATGTATTCAAGCCAATTGAATTTGAATGGAAAGGAAAAATGTTCGAAATTCAATACAATACGTGTTCCGATCCACTTTGTAAAAATCACGGGTTGAAACAAGAAAAGTTTGGCATCAAATCAAAACCAAGTAGGTTCAAACTTACCGACGCTGGTGGCGAAAAGGCAATTCTCTGTAATCCAGATAGAGTAGAACCAGACAGTCCGCCTACTTGTGGAACTAAAACTGTAACTTTCTCAAATTGGTCGATAACAGAAGAAATCGAACGGCTCATCCGAATCAATTCGGTTGTACCAGTTGATAAGGAATATGAGTTTCACCGTCCTCATTGCGTAAATGAAACTCACACACCTCAGAAAAATCCCAAGTCATTCTATAAGCGTGGAACGAACGCTGCTAAGGCAGAACAGTTCCAATGCAAGGAGTGTAAAAAATACACCAATGTATCTCCAAACAAAAGCAGAAACACAACTTACAATCAAAAACGGAATGAAATTCTGCCCTTGTTCGCTAAACAGTTGGTTAATAGATCATCAATTAATCGAACGTGCGAAATTTTGGGTATCGGAAAAGGAACTTATTATCAAAAATTGGAATGGCTGTATCGCTGTTGCTTAGAATTTTTGGAAACAAGAGAAACTAAACCACTGGCAAACAAACATTTTCCAGAGATGTGGATTACAACGGACAAACTTCATTATGTGTTGAATAACGTATTGAAGAAAGGCAAAGGGAAGAATCGTGGTATCTTGATTGAGGATAAGCAATTGCTTACTTACATCGTAGCTTCTGCGGATAAGCGTTCGCGTTATGTATTCCGTTCTGACATTAATTTTGATTGGGAAAAGAGTCTGGATGAAATTGCTTCTGACACTCACCAACTCAAAGAAGATCATTTGCATTCGTTTTCCAGAAAAAATGAACGGTTTGGCATATATGCCGTTGCTCCCTGTCCTCCTACCAAGAATGACACGCAATCGATGGGAGAGTATCATCGTGGGTTGAATCAGTTTGAGCAGCGTAGACACTATGTAGACGGATTACACGTAAACAATGGATATAATTCTTTGGCTCATTTCTGGCTTCTGCGAAATATGCTATCGGTGGATCGTTGGAGGTTCATTAGCGATGATGACAAATCTACTAAACCAGCTATTGCGCGTGTTTTCAGTGAAGAAATTCGTTCAGGACACGCTCATCATTTTCTTTGCTTAACGGACAAAACGCTTACCCGAAAACAAGCAAGAGCTGAATTCATCAAGTCGGCACGAGAATTAAAGGAATGGGCAAAAGTGAATGGCTTGAAGTACGACAGCTTAAGCGATATTGCACTTTGGCAACTTCAAGACACGTTGAAAGTTCATAAATTCCATCAGAAACTTGTTGCTCCAAACGGTGAGATTTATTACAGACAAGCTAATAATCGGCTAAAGCACCCAATCGCGACAAGTGATCGTGGACACAGATTATTGGATGTATTGACCGATACGCACCATCTGACAAATATTCAACTAGCTATTTTAATGGAACAGGTCAATGACAATGCGATAAATACGTTCTTTCAGATTGTCAGACGAAGACTTTTGATTTTAGAAAGACCATTGGTTACGGCCAGGGGCGATGGGAAAAGTTATATCTATTCCAACTTCAATCCGAAATATGCGCAAATGGCAATCACGATCCTGAGGACTTATTACAACTTCTGTAAACCTTTTAAGATGAACGGAGAAAAGAAAACACCTGCCGAACGCTTAGGCATTGCCGACCGTGTATATACGTGGGAAGACATTATTTATAAACGTTAA
- a CDS encoding TetR/AcrR family transcriptional regulator, with protein sequence MDKKKEIMKQAVHLFSIRGFHQSSVQEIVHAAEISKGAFYKHFESKESLFIEILKQHHQAIMAEILNSTSNFDADNKDVFKQKLAIEIERTLSNHEFFMMVFKDFTLAESDQLKAVFIELRQSTVTLHKTILLDTYGLDIKLFLPDLVAMLEGLMQQYIFALVFEEKQVPIPKIVNFITSAIDAVVDNLKNMEPVLTKARAQISTREEAFNHVYEKMNASEEHTEKLLASLDLLKKEIAKKDAEAFLIEALLVYMKQFPSIKNEVIYLEKFI encoded by the coding sequence ATGGACAAAAAAAAAGAAATAATGAAGCAAGCTGTACATCTGTTTTCGATAAGAGGGTTTCACCAAAGCTCTGTACAAGAAATAGTGCATGCTGCCGAAATTTCTAAGGGGGCTTTTTACAAACATTTTGAATCGAAAGAAAGCCTTTTTATTGAAATTTTAAAGCAACACCACCAAGCAATTATGGCAGAAATTTTGAATTCAACATCCAATTTCGATGCTGATAACAAGGATGTTTTCAAACAGAAGTTAGCAATTGAAATCGAGAGAACACTTTCGAATCACGAATTTTTTATGATGGTGTTTAAAGATTTCACACTTGCTGAAAGCGATCAACTCAAAGCTGTGTTTATAGAATTGAGACAGTCGACCGTGACACTACATAAAACCATTTTACTAGATACTTATGGATTAGACATTAAGTTATTCTTACCTGATTTAGTGGCCATGCTTGAAGGATTGATGCAGCAATACATTTTTGCGCTAGTCTTTGAAGAAAAACAAGTGCCCATTCCAAAAATCGTCAATTTTATCACGTCTGCGATTGATGCCGTTGTAGATAATTTAAAAAATATGGAGCCAGTTTTAACCAAAGCTCGTGCTCAAATTTCAACACGTGAAGAAGCATTCAATCACGTTTATGAAAAAATGAACGCCTCTGAAGAGCACACTGAAAAACTATTGGCTTCACTCGATTTGTTAAAAAAGGAAATTGCAAAAAAAGATGCAGAAGCATTTTTAATCGAAGCTTTACTCGTTTACATGAAACAGTTTCCTTCTATTAAAAATGAAGTCATTTATCTTGAGAAATTTATTTAA
- a CDS encoding type II toxin-antitoxin system PemK/MazF family toxin: MRKNQDFIVKSIEKIKTKPFIFGEDLEKKELLYRKDKIILKSIFRDYLKLEKENIWVKDDFYFVSDYINSMIDYITHKDIKRKTPKLKPGNIVLANLSLGYKNEPSFIGPVMILSVYGRNRIFVVPILENYGFIKNAYHYKNNVGGSKRHYLLTEEESATDKKSVFILDSCQMISTSRITFEEKVGNIEVNSRTFKDIKELIFQRTLPTEYRGKTELENEIKELKDKIEKLKSGK, from the coding sequence GTGAGAAAAAATCAGGATTTCATAGTTAAAAGTATAGAAAAAATAAAAACCAAACCATTTATTTTCGGAGAAGATTTAGAAAAGAAAGAATTGTTATATAGAAAAGATAAGATTATTTTAAAAAGTATATTTAGGGATTATTTGAAGCTTGAAAAAGAAAATATTTGGGTTAAAGATGATTTTTATTTTGTATCCGATTATATTAATTCGATGATTGATTATATAACGCACAAAGATATAAAAAGAAAAACACCAAAATTGAAACCAGGAAATATAGTACTGGCTAATCTTAGTTTAGGATATAAGAATGAGCCTTCTTTTATCGGTCCCGTTATGATTCTTTCTGTTTATGGTCGGAATAGAATATTTGTTGTGCCTATATTAGAAAACTATGGATTTATTAAAAATGCATACCACTATAAAAATAATGTGGGTGGCAGTAAAAGGCATTATTTGCTTACTGAAGAAGAAAGTGCCACTGATAAAAAATCAGTATTTATTCTAGACAGTTGTCAAATGATCTCTACATCAAGAATTACTTTTGAAGAGAAAGTTGGAAATATAGAAGTTAATTCACGAACTTTTAAAGATATCAAAGAACTTATCTTTCAAAGAACACTGCCAACTGAATATAGAGGAAAAACAGAATTAGAAAATGAAATAAAAGAACTGAAAGATAAAATCGAAAAACTGAAAAGTGGAAAATAA
- a CDS encoding GyrI-like domain-containing protein, which yields MHKHIGEPIVKKRLEQPYVGIPIVATVSEQDRVNSLIAELVDWLKTKEIKPAGRPFFRYWCAEGLEKKYKMEVAVPVMRMVTGDARVVGSCIPGGCYVTAIHKGHPDDVEKSLNALEQWALREELNIDKRWEGEAEIWNGRFEFFVPISKEASDWNKWAIEIAFLLTPDDAA from the coding sequence GTGCATAAGCATATTGGTGAACCGATTGTTAAAAAGCGATTAGAACAGCCTTATGTCGGTATTCCTATAGTTGCAACTGTATCAGAACAGGATCGCGTTAATAGCCTGATAGCAGAGTTAGTTGATTGGTTAAAGACAAAAGAAATTAAGCCAGCAGGAAGACCGTTTTTTCGCTACTGGTGTGCGGAAGGTTTGGAAAAAAAGTACAAAATGGAAGTAGCTGTACCAGTCATGAGGATGGTAACAGGAGACGCACGCGTAGTAGGCAGTTGTATACCAGGAGGTTGCTATGTTACTGCAATTCATAAAGGTCACCCCGATGATGTAGAAAAGTCACTCAACGCACTAGAACAATGGGCATTGAGAGAAGAGCTGAATATCGACAAACGTTGGGAAGGAGAGGCTGAAATTTGGAATGGGCGTTTTGAGTTTTTTGTGCCAATTTCTAAAGAAGCATCTGATTGGAACAAGTGGGCAATTGAAATTGCGTTTCTACTAACACCAGACGATGCAGCTTAA